From Spirosoma aerolatum, one genomic window encodes:
- a CDS encoding arsinothricin resistance N-acetyltransferase ArsN1 family B: MTIRFATPTDAPAILAIYAPYITDTTITFEYDVPSVDTFTERIRSIQQQLPYLVAEVDGRVLGYAYAAKHRDRPAYQWSVETSVYVHPDGHRKGIARQLYTNLFAYLRQQGYYNAYAGITLPNPKSEAFHQSMGFEPVGVYRHIGYKMGAWHSVAWFQLVLQPHQLNPPAPIAIRLIDRRLF; the protein is encoded by the coding sequence ATGACGATACGCTTTGCGACTCCAACTGATGCGCCAGCCATTCTGGCGATCTATGCGCCGTACATTACCGATACGACCATTACGTTTGAATACGATGTTCCATCAGTCGATACCTTTACGGAACGTATCCGATCCATTCAGCAACAACTTCCGTATTTGGTAGCCGAGGTCGATGGCCGTGTGCTGGGGTATGCCTATGCCGCAAAACACAGGGATCGACCGGCCTATCAATGGTCGGTCGAGACGTCAGTGTATGTGCATCCCGACGGGCATCGAAAAGGGATTGCCCGCCAGCTTTATACCAACTTGTTCGCCTACCTGCGTCAGCAGGGCTATTATAATGCTTATGCGGGCATAACCTTACCAAATCCGAAGAGTGAAGCCTTTCACCAGTCAATGGGTTTTGAGCCGGTTGGGGTTTACCGGCATATTGGTTATAAAATGGGGGCCTGGCATAGTGTGGCCTGGTTTCAACTCGTTCTGCAACCTCACCAATTGAATCCGCCTGCGCCTATAGCCATACGTTTGATCGATCGCAGATTGTTCTGA
- a CDS encoding DUF2442 domain-containing protein codes for MVSVKPPVEGYWDVVPKVQSISFPTNNQLRVELEDGRAIIMPLDRFPSIQKLTPEQRLYWYKYGNGFSFDDADEVIHIEQILGNFNLYRHEA; via the coding sequence ATGGTAAGCGTGAAACCTCCGGTTGAAGGATATTGGGATGTTGTACCTAAGGTACAATCGATCAGTTTTCCGACCAATAACCAGTTACGGGTTGAACTGGAAGATGGGCGTGCTATCATTATGCCCCTTGACCGTTTCCCAAGTATCCAAAAACTAACTCCAGAACAACGGCTATATTGGTATAAATATGGTAATGGCTTTTCGTTTGACGATGCTGACGAAGTTATTCATATTGAACAGATTCTGGGGAATTTTAACCTGTATCGGCATGAAGCCTAA
- a CDS encoding DUF4160 domain-containing protein has product MPKLLIYRAVWIFTIFGTDIFENRKHVHVGRKGTEQLCKVWLEPDVEMAKSGELSFSEQREVLQITVLYREELIQQWEQFLSGQKVEIIKIN; this is encoded by the coding sequence GTGCCTAAGCTACTGATCTACCGGGCTGTCTGGATATTTACTATATTCGGAACAGATATTTTTGAGAATCGTAAACATGTTCATGTAGGCCGCAAGGGGACCGAGCAACTTTGTAAAGTATGGCTGGAGCCTGATGTTGAGATGGCGAAATCGGGTGAGTTGTCATTCAGTGAACAGCGGGAAGTTTTGCAGATCACAGTGTTATATAGAGAAGAATTGATTCAGCAATGGGAACAATTCCTATCTGGGCAGAAAGTGGAAATTATAAAAATCAATTGA
- a CDS encoding DUF2490 domain-containing protein — MNRIKRISVLTMTLVWGFIGRTQAQTSLTPSTPTGTWLIGTLVLPGGEKKWGGFAEIQARGNSIFQQFFYNELKGGVSYDVDKNFSLMVAGGRYATYDYQDLSAGPLNTEKRLWEQLTVNQYLSRLKFEHRYRIEQRWFTYRDGSTPFRNRIRYRFNTFIPLNKHTITDKTIFLSIYDEIFLNPVGPVFERNRFYVGAGYQFDSQWILQVGAVNQTNYNPATFESGVFSPQTATGKNNLVIGLIYRLKRRGDSEKLPTQPD; from the coding sequence GTGAATCGCATAAAACGTATTAGTGTACTGACGATGACTCTGGTTTGGGGGTTTATTGGACGTACACAGGCACAAACGTCGCTTACACCCTCTACCCCGACAGGAACCTGGCTGATTGGTACATTGGTGCTACCGGGCGGTGAAAAAAAATGGGGTGGCTTTGCCGAAATACAGGCACGGGGCAACAGTATTTTTCAGCAGTTCTTCTACAACGAATTGAAAGGTGGTGTCAGTTATGATGTCGATAAAAACTTTTCATTGATGGTAGCCGGAGGGCGGTATGCTACCTACGACTACCAGGATTTATCGGCGGGGCCACTCAACACCGAGAAACGGTTGTGGGAGCAGTTGACCGTCAACCAATATTTATCGCGACTCAAATTTGAACACCGATACCGGATTGAGCAGCGGTGGTTTACCTATCGGGATGGCAGTACACCCTTTCGGAATCGAATACGCTACCGATTCAACACGTTCATCCCACTAAACAAGCACACCATTACGGATAAAACCATATTCCTGTCGATTTACGACGAGATTTTCCTCAATCCGGTTGGGCCTGTCTTTGAGCGGAATCGCTTTTATGTGGGCGCTGGCTATCAATTCGACTCACAGTGGATTTTGCAGGTTGGTGCTGTCAATCAGACAAATTATAATCCGGCAACGTTTGAAAGTGGCGTGTTTTCTCCCCAGACCGCTACGGGTAAAAACAATCTTGTCATTGGCTTGATCTATCGTTTGAAACGTCGTGGTGATTCGGAGAAACTGCCGACACAGCCCGATTAG
- the mgtE gene encoding magnesium transporter yields the protein MTFELTKEYLERIQSAIDAGDDALLRAEMEELFPADISGILDELESESAHYLLSLLDKSVGAEILANLDPAERTNLLKLFTSEELAPFINQMDSDDAVDLLNEQPIQVREEVMGLLEDREQARFILDLLHYEDGVAGSLMQKELIKINVNLTVNACIEEIRKQAEDVENVYAVYVVDDVGKLLGLVSLKKIVLARKNAKIADIYDEDVVFVETYRPVAEVAEVMQKYDLDAVPVVNVQQRLLGRITIDDVVDVITEQAEEDIQVISGLSGEVEEDDNVWQRSKVQLPWLVAGAVGSLLAATVINGFQSELGKVAALAAFIPIIGSTGGNVGIQTSSLILQSLTDSTGLSMTMAKRLLRTLLVAIINGLVVGLIAGTYTFIIGEPRLFFVVAISLLAVVLLASFMGTVTPLVLNRIGVNPAVASGPFITTANDLIGIGVYFLIAQGLLAEV from the coding sequence GTGACGTTCGAACTCACCAAAGAATACCTGGAACGAATCCAGTCGGCCATTGATGCGGGCGACGACGCGCTGTTGCGCGCGGAGATGGAAGAGCTGTTTCCAGCCGATATTTCGGGTATTCTGGATGAGTTGGAATCCGAATCAGCGCATTATCTGCTGAGTTTGCTGGATAAATCGGTAGGGGCTGAAATTCTGGCTAATCTTGACCCGGCCGAACGTACCAATCTGTTAAAGCTCTTTACCTCCGAAGAACTGGCTCCGTTTATCAACCAGATGGATTCGGACGATGCCGTTGACTTGCTCAATGAGCAGCCTATTCAGGTGCGCGAGGAAGTCATGGGATTGCTGGAAGACCGCGAGCAGGCGCGGTTCATTCTGGACCTGCTGCATTACGAAGATGGTGTAGCGGGTAGCCTGATGCAGAAAGAGTTGATCAAGATCAACGTCAATCTGACGGTGAATGCCTGCATCGAGGAAATTCGGAAACAGGCCGAAGATGTCGAAAACGTGTACGCGGTGTATGTGGTCGATGACGTAGGCAAACTACTTGGGCTGGTATCGTTGAAGAAAATCGTGCTGGCCCGTAAGAATGCCAAAATTGCCGATATCTACGACGAGGATGTTGTCTTTGTGGAAACCTACCGACCCGTTGCGGAAGTGGCCGAGGTGATGCAAAAGTATGACCTGGATGCTGTTCCGGTCGTCAATGTGCAGCAACGCCTGCTGGGCCGGATTACTATTGATGACGTCGTCGATGTAATTACCGAGCAGGCCGAAGAAGACATTCAGGTGATTTCGGGGTTATCGGGCGAAGTAGAGGAAGATGACAATGTCTGGCAGCGGTCGAAAGTACAATTGCCCTGGCTGGTGGCGGGTGCTGTAGGAAGTTTGTTGGCGGCTACCGTGATTAATGGGTTTCAAAGCGAACTGGGCAAAGTAGCTGCGCTGGCGGCCTTTATTCCGATCATTGGATCGACGGGCGGGAATGTGGGCATTCAAACCTCGTCACTCATTCTGCAAAGCCTCACTGATTCTACGGGGCTGAGTATGACGATGGCCAAACGGCTTCTTCGCACATTACTGGTCGCTATTATCAATGGCTTAGTCGTCGGCCTGATTGCAGGGACGTATACGTTTATTATTGGCGAGCCCCGGCTGTTTTTTGTGGTGGCTATTTCGTTGCTGGCTGTAGTTTTACTAGCCTCGTTTATGGGTACCGTTACCCCCTTGGTACTCAATCGGATCGGGGTGAACCCGGCGGTAGCCTCCGGCCCATTTATTACCACAGCCAACGACCTCATTGGCATAGGGGTCTATTTCCTGATTGCGCAGGGGCTATTGGCTGAGGTATAG
- the rsmA gene encoding 16S rRNA (adenine(1518)-N(6)/adenine(1519)-N(6))-dimethyltransferase RsmA — MSVKPKKELGQHFLKDLSIAQRIAELLTGHGNYQEVLEIGPGMGVLTQFLLNDNRFQTYVIEIDRESVDYLKQHFPALEGRILPSDFLTIRPDLLPTKQPDSTEPFAVIGNFPYNISTQILFKVLDMRDRVPEVVGMFQREVAQRVASGPGNKDYGILSVLLQAWYDIKYEFTVDPDVFNPPPKVYSGVISLRRNDKTELGCDEKKFVQVVKHGFNQRRKTLRNALKPLGLTEAALASPYLEKRAEQLSVAQFVELTVLMSERAKE, encoded by the coding sequence ATGTCTGTAAAGCCCAAAAAAGAACTCGGTCAGCATTTTTTAAAGGACCTTAGTATTGCGCAGCGTATCGCCGAGCTACTGACCGGACATGGCAACTATCAGGAAGTGCTTGAGATAGGGCCGGGAATGGGGGTGTTAACGCAATTTTTACTGAACGATAATCGGTTTCAGACGTATGTTATTGAGATTGACCGGGAATCGGTCGATTATCTGAAACAGCATTTTCCAGCACTGGAAGGTCGGATTCTGCCGTCCGATTTTCTGACTATCCGCCCCGACTTATTACCTACTAAACAACCCGATAGTACGGAGCCTTTTGCTGTGATAGGCAACTTCCCGTACAATATTTCGACCCAGATTCTCTTTAAAGTGCTGGACATGCGCGATCGGGTGCCTGAGGTGGTGGGTATGTTTCAGCGGGAGGTAGCGCAGCGCGTAGCGTCGGGGCCAGGCAACAAAGATTACGGTATCCTGAGTGTGCTGCTGCAAGCCTGGTACGACATCAAATACGAATTTACGGTTGATCCAGACGTGTTTAATCCGCCCCCCAAAGTGTATTCCGGTGTGATTTCGCTTCGACGTAATGATAAAACGGAGTTGGGTTGTGATGAAAAGAAATTTGTACAGGTGGTCAAACACGGATTCAATCAGCGTCGGAAAACGCTCCGAAATGCCTTAAAGCCGCTGGGTCTGACCGAAGCTGCCCTTGCCAGTCCCTACCTCGAAAAACGCGCCGAACAGCTCAGCGTGGCACAGTTTGTGGAATTGACAGTATTAATGAGCGAAAGAGCGAAAGAGTGA
- a CDS encoding TlpA disulfide reductase family protein, with amino-acid sequence MYKPYPILATFLLLICGLFSQAQTLPMQAATHFNQFQDAYGQKKLDSASYYAQQLALESPELLNFLVHDNFAQNFIPSTHSPSDSVFARQLLQKLYSGNLALQRSTYPLHQWQDIQSNLNNSLKLHQLLKGFMVAQERTEEEIGNRLDRYALLIYNALKPHPAYAELADTLFEHTRRRLEHAVNGFYYQQTDDRRQRAGRAYFRYLMAYANFVKANEALSQQNPTLAESYLKAASQFSPDDTDRMAKSAYFYEAAFLLDGKEDFHEGYAQFLMAKGDTTKAVDVLTELTLADPGNLPLLKNYYQKTHFSTIPFQTYWTKKLNEKLKPSETFRMTDLSTSVFDYKTLRGKWILIDFWGTWCQPCVEELPRFQTFYTDLQKNGPGNIVVFTAASHDTEVRVREFMKKHGYTFPVVMADETFIKQFRVGEYPTKVLITPQGNRMKIPPGTNWAERVTILSQN; translated from the coding sequence ATGTATAAACCCTACCCTATCCTTGCTACGTTTCTACTGCTGATTTGTGGTCTGTTCTCGCAGGCGCAGACGTTACCCATGCAGGCAGCTACTCATTTCAACCAGTTTCAGGATGCATACGGTCAGAAAAAACTCGACTCGGCCAGTTACTATGCGCAACAACTCGCTCTCGAAAGTCCAGAACTGTTAAACTTTCTGGTTCACGACAATTTCGCCCAAAACTTCATTCCGTCAACCCATTCGCCGTCCGATAGCGTTTTTGCCCGGCAATTGCTTCAAAAACTATATTCGGGTAACCTGGCCCTTCAGCGCAGTACGTACCCACTACACCAATGGCAGGACATCCAATCCAATCTGAACAATAGTCTGAAACTTCACCAATTACTGAAGGGATTTATGGTTGCTCAGGAGCGTACTGAAGAAGAAATCGGGAATCGGCTGGATCGGTATGCGTTATTGATTTATAACGCCTTAAAGCCACACCCTGCCTATGCTGAACTGGCCGACACCTTGTTTGAACACACTCGTCGTCGGCTTGAGCACGCAGTGAATGGGTTTTACTATCAACAAACCGATGATCGAAGACAACGGGCCGGGCGAGCCTACTTCCGGTATCTGATGGCTTATGCGAATTTTGTGAAAGCCAATGAAGCGTTAAGTCAGCAAAATCCGACGCTGGCCGAGTCGTATTTGAAAGCGGCCTCTCAGTTCAGCCCCGACGATACCGACCGGATGGCCAAGTCGGCCTATTTCTATGAAGCCGCGTTTCTGCTGGATGGCAAGGAAGATTTTCATGAAGGGTATGCCCAATTCCTGATGGCAAAAGGCGACACCACCAAGGCGGTAGATGTACTAACGGAACTGACGCTGGCTGACCCCGGCAATCTGCCCCTGCTTAAAAACTACTATCAGAAAACCCATTTTTCAACCATACCCTTCCAGACCTACTGGACAAAAAAGCTCAATGAAAAGTTGAAGCCTTCTGAGACGTTTCGAATGACAGACCTCAGCACTAGCGTATTCGACTATAAAACGCTTCGCGGAAAGTGGATATTGATTGATTTCTGGGGAACCTGGTGCCAGCCCTGCGTAGAAGAGCTGCCCCGCTTCCAGACTTTTTATACCGATTTACAAAAGAATGGTCCTGGCAATATTGTGGTTTTTACCGCTGCCTCACACGACACCGAAGTGCGGGTCAGGGAGTTCATGAAAAAACATGGGTATACGTTTCCCGTTGTAATGGCCGATGAAACCTTTATCAAACAATTCCGGGTCGGCGAATACCCTACCAAGGTCTTAATCACTCCCCAAGGAAACCGGATGAAAATTCCGCCCGGAACAAACTGGGCTGAACGGGTAACGATTCTATCACAGAATTAA
- a CDS encoding RagB/SusD family nutrient uptake outer membrane protein has product MNSSIKHWVYAGTVGMLLTACGNRLNVVPTQSIEQSQALNTEQDVQITLTGAYDGLSDVNVYGGEIQYAGDLLGDNRDVVFGGTYAAIDEIWRKAVTTSNTYTRDFWLDGYNAINRANNVLSALDKVGQGNRANTEGQALFIRGALYFELVKAFAKDWSDGAPASNPGVPLVLTATNSVTEADYRARNTVAEVYAQVLADLTKAESDLPATQSGGNGFATKGAAAAMLARVYLQQRNYTAARDAANRVITSGQYSLAPNFADVFNDATNGSEMIFKIIVTDQDGANDMNTFYASALNQGRGDVRVQTKFRQLYSAGDVRGTFFNTAGQNTFTSKYNDQYGDVPVVRLAEMYLIRAETNLRLNTAVGATPLADVNLVRARSKATPLTSVDLAAILLERRLELAFEGQQLADVKRTAGTVGTTAYNANNLVLPIPQREIDTNKNLVQNPGY; this is encoded by the coding sequence ATGAATTCATCCATAAAACATTGGGTATACGCCGGAACCGTCGGTATGTTGCTGACGGCCTGCGGCAACCGCCTGAACGTTGTGCCAACGCAAAGTATCGAGCAAAGTCAGGCGTTAAATACCGAACAGGACGTACAGATTACGCTGACCGGCGCTTACGACGGTCTGAGTGACGTGAACGTGTATGGCGGGGAAATCCAGTATGCTGGTGACCTGCTGGGCGACAACCGGGATGTCGTATTTGGCGGAACGTATGCAGCCATCGACGAAATCTGGCGCAAGGCTGTCACAACGTCCAACACCTACACCCGCGATTTCTGGCTCGATGGGTACAATGCCATCAACCGGGCCAACAATGTGTTGTCGGCGCTAGATAAAGTAGGGCAGGGCAATCGGGCCAATACAGAAGGACAGGCCCTGTTTATCCGGGGAGCTTTGTATTTTGAACTGGTAAAAGCCTTTGCTAAAGACTGGAGCGATGGTGCACCTGCATCAAATCCGGGGGTTCCTCTCGTGCTGACTGCTACCAACAGTGTAACGGAAGCAGATTACCGTGCCCGCAATACCGTTGCCGAAGTGTATGCTCAGGTGCTGGCCGACCTTACCAAGGCGGAGAGCGATCTGCCCGCTACCCAGTCGGGAGGTAACGGTTTTGCCACGAAGGGAGCTGCGGCTGCTATGCTGGCTCGTGTTTACCTGCAACAGCGGAATTATACCGCAGCGCGTGATGCCGCTAACCGGGTCATCACATCGGGGCAATATAGCCTTGCGCCCAACTTTGCCGATGTATTCAACGATGCCACCAATGGCTCGGAAATGATCTTCAAGATTATCGTGACCGACCAGGACGGGGCCAATGATATGAATACGTTCTACGCTTCGGCGCTCAATCAGGGACGTGGCGATGTGCGGGTGCAAACCAAATTCCGTCAGTTGTACAGTGCGGGCGATGTGCGGGGCACGTTCTTCAATACAGCAGGGCAGAACACCTTCACCAGCAAATACAACGACCAATACGGTGATGTGCCTGTGGTTCGTCTGGCTGAAATGTACCTGATTCGTGCCGAAACGAATCTTCGTCTGAACACCGCTGTTGGCGCTACGCCATTGGCCGATGTTAATCTGGTTCGAGCCCGGTCTAAAGCCACTCCGCTCACGTCGGTCGATCTGGCGGCTATCCTACTGGAACGGCGTCTGGAACTGGCGTTTGAAGGGCAGCAACTTGCCGATGTGAAACGTACGGCCGGTACGGTGGGTACAACCGCTTACAATGCTAATAACCTCGTGCTGCCAATTCCTCAGCGGGAAATCGATACCAACAAAAACCTGGTTCAAAATCCCGGTTACTAA
- a CDS encoding sensor histidine kinase, producing MKLLAKTNRIYLAFSLVIYLLTALAFYQIVRLLIYDEVESRLRVERRDFETYVRIHNSWSSSPYFVENKIEVVPVSKRQPVKESFRDTLILNRYDNELTPFRQLTFYEPIHGVMHRVSIRKSLIQTYRLIEVITATMVVFLGLLLLGMFWFQRRLSGQLWHPFYDTLSRIKQFDLSTNSSLDLSPTTITEFNELNDVLQKMAAKMQQDYRSLKEFTENASHEIQTPLALINAKVEQLIQTESLSETQTHWIETIYQASRRISRLNQGLLLLAKIENRQFNDSQRIDLANLLTQKLADMDDVLSFKHLSIQVGPVVPFEVSLPAALADSLVTNLVNNAIKHNQPQGRIELTSTADQLYLRNSGGSLTTEPERLFERFKKESSGPDSVGLGLAIVRQICDSYGLRIAYQAANGVHEICISRA from the coding sequence TTGAAACTGCTCGCCAAAACCAACCGGATCTATTTAGCCTTTTCGCTGGTCATCTACCTGCTGACGGCGCTGGCCTTTTACCAGATTGTCCGATTGCTGATTTACGACGAAGTAGAAAGTAGGTTGCGGGTCGAACGAAGGGATTTTGAAACATACGTCCGTATACATAACAGTTGGTCGAGCAGTCCGTATTTCGTTGAGAACAAGATCGAGGTAGTACCCGTCAGCAAGCGTCAACCCGTAAAGGAATCATTCAGGGATACCCTGATTCTCAATCGGTATGATAATGAACTGACTCCGTTTCGCCAGTTGACCTTTTACGAACCGATTCACGGGGTTATGCACCGGGTTTCGATTCGGAAGTCGTTGATTCAGACCTATCGGCTCATTGAAGTAATTACGGCAACGATGGTGGTTTTTCTAGGCTTACTGCTGTTGGGCATGTTCTGGTTTCAGCGACGGCTATCGGGTCAACTCTGGCATCCCTTTTACGATACACTGTCCCGCATCAAGCAATTTGATCTTAGCACCAATTCGTCCCTGGACCTCAGCCCAACCACGATCACGGAATTCAATGAACTGAATGACGTTCTTCAGAAAATGGCGGCCAAGATGCAACAGGATTACCGGAGCCTCAAAGAGTTTACCGAAAACGCTTCGCACGAAATCCAAACCCCGCTGGCGCTGATCAATGCCAAAGTAGAACAATTGATTCAAACCGAGTCGCTTTCCGAAACGCAAACGCACTGGATTGAAACCATCTATCAGGCTTCACGTCGTATTTCCCGGCTAAATCAGGGGTTGTTGCTGCTGGCCAAAATCGAAAATCGCCAGTTTAATGATAGCCAGCGGATTGATTTGGCCAACCTGCTGACTCAGAAACTAGCCGATATGGACGATGTGCTTTCGTTTAAACACCTTTCGATTCAGGTAGGGCCGGTCGTTCCGTTCGAGGTTAGCTTACCAGCAGCCCTGGCCGATAGTCTGGTAACGAATCTGGTCAACAACGCCATCAAACATAACCAACCGCAAGGCCGCATCGAGCTAACTTCTACCGCCGATCAGCTATATCTGCGCAACAGCGGAGGGTCCCTGACTACGGAGCCCGAACGACTTTTTGAACGATTTAAGAAGGAAAGCTCCGGCCCTGATTCGGTTGGTTTAGGCCTGGCTATTGTCCGGCAAATCTGCGATAGCTACGGACTGCGGATTGCCTATCAGGCAGCAAACGGTGTACATGAGATTTGCATCAGCCGCGCATAA